The Muribaculum intestinale genome includes the window TTGACATTACCAATAATAATCTTGGCTATGTGCCGTCGACACCGACCGAATTCAATGAGCTTAGTCGGCTTATTCAGCAGAAGACTGGACGTTCATTGAGCTTGTCGTCAATTAAACGTATATGGGGCTATGTGAAATATGAGGGATTTCCGTCTGTGACCACACTTAATATTCTCGCCCAATATAATGAATTCAAGGATTGGGAATCGTTTATGTTTCATAATATGGAGAATGATACCTGTGACTCCGGATTTATAAATGAGTCGGCTGTGAATGCTGACAGCCTTAAATGTGGCGACATGCTTGTGTTGACATGGGGTGTTGACAAATCCTGTGAGATAGAGTGTATCTCACATATGAGGTTTCGTGTCAATAGCTCGCAGAATATTAAATTGTTAGTCGGCGACAAGTTTACTCTCCACACTTTGTGTATCGGACATCCAATATATGTCTGTGATATTGAGCGCGGCGATATTCGTGTGCCTGCTTACATAGGCGCGAAAAAAGGAGGCATTACATCAATTTCATTCATGCCTTGTCCGAAATAGCCGGCAATTTTCATGGCAGGCAAATCGGCAAGGTTGGGCATACAAGCCGATGTAATTCTAAAAAAAGTGGGTCTGTGCCGAAAGCATTGTTATCGACACAGACCCGTGGATTGGTTACGAGGGGTAAAATGGGATATTTCAGATGGTGAATTTTGTAGCGGTAGTCGGAGTGCGCAGTATGTATACACCTTTGGCCAAAGAGGGCAGGGGATATGTGCCGCATGCCGGGCTATCGTAATGCTTTACAATTCGACCCTGCATATCAAGAATATCGATTGAGGCTGCAGTCTTGTTGATGATAAGGGATGACCCTTTGATTTCAATTGAGCCATCGTCGTGAATTCGGTCGATTGAAGTTACCGGTTCATTCTCGAGTGCGTTGATACGATATAGTCCCATTCCGCCTCCGGATGCGTAGACGAGCAGATGGCCCAGCAGATTGCTGTCATCGGACTGGGTGGTTTCACTTTGTTCTCCTGCAGGAATGAATGTCATGTCAAGTGCTTGGAACAGTGATGTGGAAAGCCCTGTTTCTTTGAATAGATCCCACAGGGGCACAATGTTGCCCGGCTCAAATCCGAGTGCCGGGTCTTTGATTTGAATTAATTGTACGGCTGTGGCATTATTGTTGTCTGAGATATGCCCGTATGCGGCCACAGTGATATCGCCAATCTTCACTACGGGAAATCCTGACATGCGTTTTGTGTCCGTAGCCGGGGCTATATCCATTTCCGGAGTAATGGCATCGCTGAGTTTATTTTTCAGAGTTGCAGTCATTTCGGTTTCCTCAAGTTCATAAAATGCCGGCTCGTAGTTGTCGTAGTCGGCAAAGTCTGTTTTACCGACAACTAATGCAGGTGTGGCATGGGTGTAGACATGCGTGTTATCAACCGGATATATTTTGGGCGTATACGACGAAAATATCTTTTCTGTTGATGCAAACGGATTTACATCAATCGTATAGGATTTAAATGGTGGAAACGTGGAGTTCTTGTTTGCCATGTCCCACGTCTTTATATTGGTGTCCCAGATGTCAGTCGGATTGCTATTGGCACTGCGGCTGTATTTCATACCCCATACCCGATAAGGCTTGTTTATTATATCGCCGCTTATTGTGCCAAACATATAGTCGGTTTCATTTGCAGCAAGTTTGATATCTTCGTGAAAGTCGATAGTGTCGGCAATCAAGGTGGCAATCCCTCCGGTGACCTCTTTTATCTTTGACAAATCGAGAGTAAACGCGGCCGTTGCATAAGTGGGTTTCTGGAAGCTGGACCCGAGGCCGGACTTGGAATGCAACGGAGGACACATGAAGTATGGAGTGCCGGCATCGTCGACGCGAAGCCATGGCATCATCCGGCACCCTGTCTGGTCGATTTCGTTGCCGTTTTTGTTTTTAATCCGTACGGTGGACAGAAAATTGCCTGTGGCGAGGTCATATCGGTATAGCATCAGGCGGTCAGGACTTGGATTATTCACCTGGTTATCGTATTTGCCTGTTACTGCAGGGTGAAAACTGCATGAAGAGCCGACTCCGATATAGATTGTCCCATTGCTTACAATTGCCCCGTGTGAGAAACTATCGAACGGAGAGTTGTCGCAGTTCTCTAGTGTTCCGATTAACTCGGAACGGTTGAGTGGATTGAGGCCCGGAGGAGTGGTGGGCATAAGCGGCTGTCCGTTTAGCCCCGATCTGAGCCATACTGATTCAATCGACAGTTTTGTGTCATCGGATATCGGGATATCTTCGTAAGTGTTTGTGTCGACGGTCATACAGTATCCTTGGCTGTCTGATACTTTTGTGCCCGTAATTTTGGTTAGTTTTGCAGCGTTATATGAAGATGAGGCCGGCGGTGAATCGTAGACCCTGAAATCACACCAGCTGGTGCCTGGAGTGTATACTGCCGCACGATAATAATACTGGCCTTCAGGAATTTCCGACGGGTCGAGGTTCAGCGTAAAGTAACGATGTCTATCCTTTTCGACCTTATATGCTTTTTCGATAAATGTGAAATCCGGATATTTACTGAGCTCGATGTAGAGAGACTCTTTATCGGTAGTGTCGTATTTTTCCGGGAATTGAATCTCAATGGTATAGACATCCTTTGCTTCATTATGGGTTATATACCATATCTCATAGACATCATTCAGAGCGTGAACAGATGGTGTGACGGCAGGCCCTAAAAGAGCCGCAAGGAGTAAAAATCTTTTCCTCATGTGTTGATTTGGTTTATTAAGGTTAGTAAATATTGGTTATGGGGGTTAATATGTTATATTTGCAAATGTATACAAAAAAAACGTAAACGTACAAATGTTTGCCTTGTAAAATTTGGTTAAATTGTTTAAATATGGTTTTTGCAGCATTAAAAAGCCTCTGAAATGGTGTTGCCCCCAAGTAATGTCATAAAAAAACAATGGTGCAAACCCCATGATGGAAGTTTGCACCATTGACTGTTATCCCTCTCGGGATTGTTTATATGCTTGTAGGATGCTCGCGAAGTGTGCTTATTCGGATTTGAATGTGATGTCGTCGGGACGAGGATGCACGAATTCAAACTCGAGCGTGCGGGCGAGTCCCTCGTCGAGGGTGTATGGCGCTTTGAATCCGCAGGTGTGCACTTTTGTTGCGTCAAATTCTGTGGTGGCGCAGAATTTCTTGACGCGAACTGAAGATACGGTAAGTTTCTTTCCGGTGATTTTCGCGAGTAAATCGAAACAGTATCCGCCCGTCATTCCGAGCCAGTAAGGGAAGTGTGTGGCCGGGATATGCTTGTTCAGCACCTTTGACACATGCGCCACAAGCTGATTCATGTTATTGTCGGGCTTATCGATATAGTTGAACACATTGTAGCCCTCGGTGATATTGTCGATCATGTATTTCACAAACGCCACAATATTGCCGACATAAGCCATCGACTTCTTGTTCTCGCCCTTGCCCACCATCAGGAACTTGCCCGAGGATATCTGTTTGAGCAGATTGTAGACATTTCCACGGTTGCGTTCTCCGAATATTACGGTGGGGCGTATGATGTTGATGTTCCAGTCGGGATGCGACTCATACCATTTCTGAAGCACTTCCTCGGCCTGCCACTTCGACTTGCCGTAGTGGTTGAACGGATCGGCCGGATGGTTTTCATCGGGATTCTTCTTGTTGAGGCCGTAGACAGCCACCGACGAGAAGAATATTATACGGTGTATGCCGTTCTTCTCCATGGCCTTGAGAGTCACTTCCATGCCCCCGACGTTGGTGTCGTAGTATAGCGACACGGGCGACACATCGTCGCGGTGCTGCGCGGCCAACAGAATTACTACGTCGGCGCCTTTAAGCTCGCGGTCCATCTGCTCCTGTGAGCGGACATCGCCTATTGTGGTGATTTCATTGAAGAAATGACTCGGCTGCAGGTCGATATTGCTGCATGTATATTTTGCCGGCTCCTCCTTAAGGAGATTAATCAGCCGGGTGCCGACGAAACCGCTGGCACCAATCATTGCTATTTTCATAAGAACTTTTTATTATGGATTTATTGTTTTAAATGCAAAGAGTTATTATATTTGCAGAAATCAGTGGATTATGAACAGGAGTTTTATCCATAAAATTCAGCGCTATTTTGCCGGGCAGCCTGTCGTGAAGGCATGGCTGTTTGGCTCTATGTCACGTGGAGAGAATAATTCCCAGAGTGATGTCGACATACTTGTCGAATTTGATCCGGAAGC containing:
- a CDS encoding NAD-dependent epimerase/dehydratase family protein gives rise to the protein MKIAMIGASGFVGTRLINLLKEEPAKYTCSNIDLQPSHFFNEITTIGDVRSQEQMDRELKGADVVILLAAQHRDDVSPVSLYYDTNVGGMEVTLKAMEKNGIHRIIFFSSVAVYGLNKKNPDENHPADPFNHYGKSKWQAEEVLQKWYESHPDWNINIIRPTVIFGERNRGNVYNLLKQISSGKFLMVGKGENKKSMAYVGNIVAFVKYMIDNITEGYNVFNYIDKPDNNMNQLVAHVSKVLNKHIPATHFPYWLGMTGGYCFDLLAKITGKKLTVSSVRVKKFCATTEFDATKVHTCGFKAPYTLDEGLARTLEFEFVHPRPDDITFKSE